One region of Phragmites australis chromosome 18, lpPhrAust1.1, whole genome shotgun sequence genomic DNA includes:
- the LOC133898927 gene encoding ethanolamine-phosphate cytidylyltransferase-like isoform X2, with amino-acid sequence MMGLLAFETNQGGYYSQLFGIGGVMITVAILMLSTGYFGGIGAPFAPYFWPYLGQLPKKERNRPVRVYMDGCFDLMHYGHANALRQAKLLGDQLVVGVVSDEEIVANKGPPVFSMEERLTLVSGLKWVDEVIPNAPYEITEEFMNTLFNKYNIDYIIHGDDPCLLPDGTDAYALAKKVGRYKQIKRTEGVSSTDIVGRILLTFKQKDADTDVNVAVDEKDRAESCDELKSQLSHFLPTSRRIMQFSNGQAPSPGARVVYIDGTFDLFHAGHVEILRSARKLGDFLLVGIHDDQSIRRGYRPIMHLHERTLSVLACRYVDEVIIGAPWEVSKDMITTFNISLVVHGTVAEGNSAGEIDPYVVPKSMGIFKTITSPKTITSVSVATRIVDNHEAYKKRNLKKKASEDRYYTQKKFVSGD; translated from the exons ATGATGGGATTGCTGGCGTTTGAGACAAACCAGGGTGGATACTATTCGCAGTTgtttggaattggaggagttaTGATCACTGTTGCCATTCTCATGTTATCCACGGGCTACTTTGGGGGAATAGGTGCCCCGTTTGCTCCATATTTTTGGCCATATTTGGGGCAACTTCCAAAGAAGGAGCGCAATAGGCCTGTTAGAGTGTACATGGATGGATGCTTTGACCTCATGCATTACGGCCATGCGAATGCGTTGCGACAGGCAAAGTTGCTGGGAGATCAGCTCGTAGTTGGAGTTGTAAGTGATGAGGAGATTGTGGCAAATAAGGGTCCCCCTGTCTTTTCGATGGAAGAGAG GTTGACTCTTGTTAGTGGACTGAAGTGGGTTGATGAGGTCATTCCCAATGCACCCTATGAGATCACAGAGGAATTCATGAATACCCTCTTCAACAAATACAACATTGATTACATTATTCATGGAGATGATCCTTGTCTTCTACCTGATGGGACTGATGCTTATGCGTTAGCAAAGAAGGTTGGACGTTACAAGCAAATCAAGCGAACAGAAGGTGTCTCGAGCACTGATATAGTTG GGAGGATATTGCTAACATTCAAGCAGAAAGATGCTGACACCGATGTAAATGTTGCTGTTGATGAGAAGGATAGAGCGGAATCATGTGATGAACTGAAAAGTCAGTTATCTCATTTTCTTCCAACTTCTCGCCGGATCATGCAGTTTTCAAATGGGCAG GCTCCTTCGCCAGGTGCTCGTGTCGTGTATATAGATGGCACATTTGACCTTTTCCATGCTGGCCATGTTGAG ATCCTCAGAAGTGCTAGAAAACTTGGTGACTTTCTTCTTGTGGGTATCCATGATGACCAGTCTATCAG AAGAGGCTATCGCCCGATCATGCATCTTCATGAGCGTACTCTCAGTGTACTTGCCTGTCGCTATGTTGATGAAGTCATTATTGGTGCACCATGGGAAGTTTCGAAGGATATG ATcaccacatttaacatttcattgGTTGTGCATGGGACTGTAGCCGAGGGCAATTCTGCT GGTGAAATTGATCCTTACGTTGTTCCAAAGAGCATGGGTATTTTTAAGACAATCACGAGCCCAAAAACTATAACATCAGTCTCAGTGGCGACGAGGATAGTTGACAATCATGAAGCCTATAAG AAAAGGAACTTGAAAAAGAAGGCAAGTGAAGACAGATATTACACACAAAAGAAATTTGTTTCTGGAGATTAG
- the LOC133898927 gene encoding ethanolamine-phosphate cytidylyltransferase-like isoform X1, which yields MMGLLAFETNQGGYYSQLFGIGGVMITVAILMLSTGYFGGIGAPFAPYFWPYLGQLPKKERNRPVRVYMDGCFDLMHYGHANALRQAKLLGDQLVVGVVSDEEIVANKGPPVFSMEERLTLVSGLKWVDEVIPNAPYEITEEFMNTLFNKYNIDYIIHGDDPCLLPDGTDAYALAKKVGRYKQIKRTEGVSSTDIVGRILLTFKQKDADTDVNVAVDEKDRAESCDELKSQLSHFLPTSRRIMQFSNGQAPSPGARVVYIDGTFDLFHAGHVEILRSARKLGDFLLVGIHDDQSIRDRRGYRPIMHLHERTLSVLACRYVDEVIIGAPWEVSKDMITTFNISLVVHGTVAEGNSAGEIDPYVVPKSMGIFKTITSPKTITSVSVATRIVDNHEAYKKRNLKKKASEDRYYTQKKFVSGD from the exons ATGATGGGATTGCTGGCGTTTGAGACAAACCAGGGTGGATACTATTCGCAGTTgtttggaattggaggagttaTGATCACTGTTGCCATTCTCATGTTATCCACGGGCTACTTTGGGGGAATAGGTGCCCCGTTTGCTCCATATTTTTGGCCATATTTGGGGCAACTTCCAAAGAAGGAGCGCAATAGGCCTGTTAGAGTGTACATGGATGGATGCTTTGACCTCATGCATTACGGCCATGCGAATGCGTTGCGACAGGCAAAGTTGCTGGGAGATCAGCTCGTAGTTGGAGTTGTAAGTGATGAGGAGATTGTGGCAAATAAGGGTCCCCCTGTCTTTTCGATGGAAGAGAG GTTGACTCTTGTTAGTGGACTGAAGTGGGTTGATGAGGTCATTCCCAATGCACCCTATGAGATCACAGAGGAATTCATGAATACCCTCTTCAACAAATACAACATTGATTACATTATTCATGGAGATGATCCTTGTCTTCTACCTGATGGGACTGATGCTTATGCGTTAGCAAAGAAGGTTGGACGTTACAAGCAAATCAAGCGAACAGAAGGTGTCTCGAGCACTGATATAGTTG GGAGGATATTGCTAACATTCAAGCAGAAAGATGCTGACACCGATGTAAATGTTGCTGTTGATGAGAAGGATAGAGCGGAATCATGTGATGAACTGAAAAGTCAGTTATCTCATTTTCTTCCAACTTCTCGCCGGATCATGCAGTTTTCAAATGGGCAG GCTCCTTCGCCAGGTGCTCGTGTCGTGTATATAGATGGCACATTTGACCTTTTCCATGCTGGCCATGTTGAG ATCCTCAGAAGTGCTAGAAAACTTGGTGACTTTCTTCTTGTGGGTATCCATGATGACCAGTCTATCAG GGATAGAAGAGGCTATCGCCCGATCATGCATCTTCATGAGCGTACTCTCAGTGTACTTGCCTGTCGCTATGTTGATGAAGTCATTATTGGTGCACCATGGGAAGTTTCGAAGGATATG ATcaccacatttaacatttcattgGTTGTGCATGGGACTGTAGCCGAGGGCAATTCTGCT GGTGAAATTGATCCTTACGTTGTTCCAAAGAGCATGGGTATTTTTAAGACAATCACGAGCCCAAAAACTATAACATCAGTCTCAGTGGCGACGAGGATAGTTGACAATCATGAAGCCTATAAG AAAAGGAACTTGAAAAAGAAGGCAAGTGAAGACAGATATTACACACAAAAGAAATTTGTTTCTGGAGATTAG
- the LOC133898830 gene encoding chloroplast envelope membrane protein-like isoform X2, producing MTFMSCSAVSSSGIALRLLIEERIRRRGACACDMLALGSQRRRVRHPVVFAKKRMLPKRWQRPWWKTFFSDWNDDEESLSGWREDGELLEEIGSEKELSENEKFETWKRKAEAIVELREAQQDAMNAEERSWEDWISGGSTSGGGDWGGDVSVSDQITDDPAEIVRDKSFIEVFRDSIDEDYDDMLFEDRVFLYASTNSAKFLALLIVVPWVIDFLVHDYVMMPFLERYVQKVPLAAELLDVRRSQKLQMVKDLKIEKARYRFEVEIGKSPPLSDEEVWTELREKAIELRDEWRLENRKAFANIWSDVVYGVVLFVLICFNQSKVAMLKFTGYKLLNNISDSGKAFLIILVSDILLGSPLDALLQVPFRVRLAYISRSHSRALRA from the exons ATGACCTTCATGAGCTGTTCTGCGGTCAGCTCTAGCGGCATTGCGCTCCGGCTTCTCATAGAGGAGAGGATCCGGCGCCGGGGTGCCTGCGCATGTGATATGCTCGCTCTCGGTTCCCAGAGGAGGAGGGTGAGGCACCCTGTGGTCTTTGCGAAGAAGAGGATGCTGCCGAAGAGGTGGCAGCGGCCGTGGTGGAAGACATTTTTCTCGGATTGGAACGATGATGAAGAGAGCTTGTCTGGCTGGAGGGAGGATGGTGAATTGTTGGAGGAGATTGGCAGTGAGAAAGAACTGTCGGAGAATGAGAAGTTTGAGACATGGAAGAGGAAGGCCGAGGCTATTGTCGAGCTCAGGGAAGCCCAGCAGGACGCTATGAATGCCGAGGAGCGGTCGTGGGAGGATTGGATCAGTGGAGGCAGCACGTCAGGGGGTGGCGACTGGGGCGGGGATGTGAGTGTGTCAGACCAGATAACTGATGATCCTGCAGAGATAGTGAGGGATAAGAGCTTTATTGAAGTTTTCAGAGATtccattgatgaagattatgatgaCATGCTGTTTGAAGATCGAGTTTTCTTGTATGCCTCAACGAACTCG GCCAAATTTCTGGCGTTACTGATTGTGGTTCCGTGGGTGATagattttcttgttcatgactaTGTTATGATGCCCTTTTTAGAAAG GTATGTCCAGAAGGTGCCGCTTGCTGCTGAGTTGCTTGACGTAAGACGCAGCCAGAAGCTCCAGATGGTTAAAGACCTAAAGATTGAGAAGGCAAGATACCGTTTTGAAGTAGAGATTGGTAAATCTCCTCCACTTTCTGACGAGGAGGTCTGGACAGAGTTGCGGGAAAAAGC GATAGAGTTGAGAGATGAGTGGAGATTAGAAAACCGGAAAGCTTTTGCAAATATATGGTCCGATGTGGTTTATGGGGTTGTGCTATTCGTTCTTATCTGCTTCAACCAGAGCAAA GTTGCAATGCTGAAGTTCACAGGATATAAGTTGCTAAATAACATTTCGGACAGTGGGAAGGCCTTTCTTATTATTCTAGTGTCAGACATCCTGCTAGG AAGTCCACTAGATGCACTTTTGCAGGTACCATTCAGAGTCAGGTTGGCATACATTAGTAGAAGTCATTCTCGAGCACTACGGGCTTGA
- the LOC133898799 gene encoding 26S proteasome non-ATPase regulatory subunit 1 homolog A-like, which translates to MAAAAAVMVSSAGSLLAMLQEPAPELKLHALASINSLVHAFWPEISTSVPAIESLYEDEEFDQRQLAALVASKVFFYLGELNDALSYALGAGPLFDVSDDSDYAQTLLAKALDEYATIRSKTSKATDEEEMMDPRLEAIVERMLDKCILDGKNQQAMGMAVECRRLDKLEGAISQCDNLHGALTYCINLSHQYVNHREYRCEILQCLVKIYQTLPNPDLLSICQCLMFLGEPDTVASILDKLLSGSEDDALLAYQISFDLVENENQAFLLNVRNHLDILCSRASVRTDPDSRLALPSDETTNAATEPSRDIQMKDDATMPNGSGLTVDPNELAHADRLTKIIGILSGETSIQLTLQFLYSHNRSDLLILKIIKQAVETRNSVCHSATIYSNAIMHAGTTVDTFLRENLEWLSRATNWAKFGATAGLGVIHRGHLQQGRALMAPYLPQNGAVGGGSPYSEGGALYALGLIHANHGEGIKQFLRESLRNTSSEVVQHGACLGLGLAALGTADEEICEDIKNVLYTDSAVAGEAAGIGMGLLMVGTASEKATEMLAYAHDTQHEKIIRGLSLGIALTVYGREEEADTLIEQMTRDQDPILRYGGMYALALAYRGTANNKAIHQLLHFAVSDVSDDVRRTAVLALGFVLYNEPEQTPKIVSLLSESYNPHVRYGAALAVGISCAGTGLSEAISLLEPLTSDAVDFVRQGALIAMAVVMIQTNESYDSRVGTFRRQLEKIILDKHEDTMSKMGAILASGILDAGGRNVTIKLKSKSKHDRLTAVVGLAVFTQFWYWYPLTYFISLAFTPTALIGLNSDLKVPKFEFLSNAKPSLFDYPKATTQQTTTASVKVPTAILSTYAKAKSRAKKEAESKAQEKAVAPSSEDTSAASTSMQVDGAAEKKAPEPEPTFQILTNPARVVPAQEKFIKFLQGSRYEPVKAAPSGFVLLRDLKPTEAEELVLTDAPSTAAANASAAPAPSEQGSGSAAMAVDEEPQAPQPFEYTS; encoded by the exons atggcggcggcagcggcggtgatGGTGAGCTCGGCGGGCTCGCTGCTGGCGATGCTGCAGGAACCGGCGCCGGAGCTCAAGCTGCACGCGCTCGCCAGCATCAACTCCCTCGTCCACGCCTTTTGGCCCGAGATCTCCACCAGCGTCCCCGCCAT TGAGAGTTTGTATGAAGATGAGGAATTTGACCAGAGGCAGCTCGCAGCTTTAGTTGCTTCAAAGGTGTTTTTCTACTTGGGCGAGCTAAATGATGCTCTGTCATATGCACTTGGTGCTGGACCCCTATTTGATGTCTCTGATGATTCTGATTATGCTCAAACACTTTTAG CAAAAGCTTTAGATGAATATGCCACCATCCGATCAAAGACCTCTAAAGCTACAGATGAAGAAGAAATGATGGATCCAAGATTGGAGGCCATTGTGGAAAGAATGCTGGACAA GTGCATCCTTGATGGAAAAAACCAACAGGCCATGGGTATGGCTGTTGAATGCAGGAGACTGGATAAGCTGGAGGGAGCAATTTCTCAATGTGATAATCTTCATGGAGCTCTTACGTATTGCATCAATTTGTCTCACCAATATGTTAATCATCGTGAATATAGATGCGAG ATTCTACAATGTCTTGTCAAAATATACCAGACATTGCCAAACCCGGATCTTTTAAGCATTTGCCAGTGTCTTATGTTCTTGGGTGAGCCTGATACTGTTGCAAGTATCTTGGACAAGCTGCTTTCTGGAAGCGAG GATGATGCTCTCCTTGCATACCAAATTTCTTTCGATCTTGTTGAAAATGAAAATCAGGCTTTCCTCCTGAATGTGCGGAATCACCTTGATATACTGTGTTCCCGTGCTTCTGTCCGTACTGACCCTGACAGTAGGTTGGCTTTACCAAGTGATGAAACTACTAATGCCGCTACCGAACCATCCAGGGATATTCAGATGAAAGACGATGCTACCATGCCAAATGGCAGTGGTCTCACTGTGGATCCAAATGAACTAGCACATGCTGATAGGCTGACAAAAATTATTGGTATACTATCGGGGGAGACGTCTATTCAGTTAACATTACAGTTTTTGTACAGCCATAATAG GTCTGATCTTTTAATTTTGAAGATTATAAAGCAAGCTGTGGAAACGAGGAACAGTGTTTGTCACAGTGCAACAATATACTCCAATGCAATCATGCATGCAGGAACAACAGTAGATACCTTCCTCAGAGAAAACTTG GAATGGTTAAGTAGGGCAACCAACTGGGCAAAGTTCGGCGCCACTGCTGGACTAGGCGTCATTCATAGAGGTCATCTTCAACAAGGCCGAGCTTTGATGGCCCCTTACTTACCTCAGAATGGTGCTGTTGGTGGTGGTAGTCCATACTCGGAAGGAGGTGCCCTCTATGCTCTTGGTTTGATTCATGCCAACCATGGTGAAGGAATCAAACAATTTCTTCGCGAGAGTCTTCGCAACACCAGTTCTGAG GTGGTCCAGCACGGTGCTTGTCTGGGACTTGGGCTTGCAGCTTTGGGCACAGCAGACGAGGAAATATGTGAGGACATAAAGAATGTTCTATACACGGATAGTGCTGTAGCTGGTGAAGCAGCTGGTATTGGCATGGGCCTGCTTATGGTTGGTACAGCCAGTGAGAAGGCCACAGAGATGCTTGCCTATGCTCATGATACACAACATGAGAAAATTATTAG GGGCTTGTCACTTGGAATTGCATTGACGGTGTATGGCAGGGAAGAGGAAGCTGACACCTTGATTGAACAAATGACTAGAGATCAAGATCCCATACTTCGTTATGGCGGTATGTACGCATTAGCTCTAGCTTACAGGGGAACTGCAAATAACAAAGCTATCCACCAGCTTCTGCATTTTGCTGTGTCGGATGTGAGCGACGATGTGCGGAGGACTGCAGTATTGGCTCTTGGCTTTGTTCTGTATAATGAACCTGAGCAG ACACCCAAAATCGTCTCCCTGCTATCGGAATCATACAATCCACATGTCCGTTATGGTGCAGCTCTAGCTGTTGGAATCTCCTGTGCCGGAACAGGATTAAGTGAAGCCATCTCCTTACTGGAGCCTCTCACGTCAGATGCTGTTGACTTTGTACGCCAGGGTGCTCTCATTGCCATGGCAGTGGTCATGATCCAGACCAATGAATCTTATGACTCGCGTGTTGGAACATTCAGGCGTCAATTGGAAAAGATCATTCTTGACAAGCACGAGGATACCATGAGCAAAATGGGTGCCATACTGGCTTCCGGTATTCTCGATGCTGGTGGCAGGAATGTCACCATCAAGCTTAAGTCGAAGTCAAAGCATGACAGGCtcactgctgttgttggacTCGCCGTTTTCACCCAGTTCTGGTATTGGTACCCACTCACTTATTTCATCAGTCTTGCCTTCACTCCGACGGCTCTCATTGGCCTCAACTCTGATCTGAAAGTGCCAAAGTTTGAGTTCCTGTCGAACGCTAAGCCATCACTGTTCGATTACCCCAAGGCGACAACTCAGCAGACTACGACTGCATCAGTCAAGGTGCCGACGGCCATCTTGTCAACGTATGCCAAGGCAAAATCTAGGGCAAAGAAGGAAGCAGAGAGCAAAGCCCAGGAGAAGGCAGTGGCACCTTCAAGTGAAGACACTTCTGCTGCTTCTACTTCCATGCAG GTCGATGGTGCTGCGGAAAAGAAGGCCCCTGAACCAGAGCCGACGTTCCAGATCCTGACGAACCCAGCCCGGGTCGTCCCAGCCCAGGAGAAGTTCATAAAGTTCCTGCAAGGCAGCAGATACGAACCGGTGAAGGCTGCCCCCTCTGGATTCGTCCTCCTACGGGACCTCAAGCCCACCGAGGCCGAGGAGCTAGTCCTCACCGACGCCCCCTCAACCGCAGCGGCGAATGCCAGCGCCGCGCCTGCACCCAGCGAGCAAGGCTCTGGCTCGGCCGCCATGGCCGTCGACGAGGAGCCCCAGGCGCCCCAGCCGTTCGAGTACACCTCGTGA
- the LOC133898830 gene encoding chloroplast envelope membrane protein-like isoform X1, whose translation MTFMSCSAVSSSGIALRLLIEERIRRRGACACDMLALGSQRRRVRHPVVFAKKRMLPKRWQRPWWKTFFSDWNDDEESLSGWREDGELLEEIGSEKELSENEKFETWKRKAEAIVELREAQQDAMNAEERSWEDWISGGSTSGGGDWGGDVSVSDQITDDPAEIVRDKSFIEVFRDSIDEDYDDMLFEDRVFLYASTNSAKFLALLIVVPWVIDFLVHDYVMMPFLERYVQKVPLAAELLDVRRSQKLQMVKDLKIEKARYRFEVEIGKSPPLSDEEVWTELREKAIELRDEWRLENRKAFANIWSDVVYGVVLFVLICFNQSKVAMLKFTGYKLLNNISDSGKAFLIILVSDILLGYHSESGWHTLVEVILEHYGLEADQAAITFFVCLVPVALDVFIKFWVYKYLPRLSPSVGNILDEIKRH comes from the exons ATGACCTTCATGAGCTGTTCTGCGGTCAGCTCTAGCGGCATTGCGCTCCGGCTTCTCATAGAGGAGAGGATCCGGCGCCGGGGTGCCTGCGCATGTGATATGCTCGCTCTCGGTTCCCAGAGGAGGAGGGTGAGGCACCCTGTGGTCTTTGCGAAGAAGAGGATGCTGCCGAAGAGGTGGCAGCGGCCGTGGTGGAAGACATTTTTCTCGGATTGGAACGATGATGAAGAGAGCTTGTCTGGCTGGAGGGAGGATGGTGAATTGTTGGAGGAGATTGGCAGTGAGAAAGAACTGTCGGAGAATGAGAAGTTTGAGACATGGAAGAGGAAGGCCGAGGCTATTGTCGAGCTCAGGGAAGCCCAGCAGGACGCTATGAATGCCGAGGAGCGGTCGTGGGAGGATTGGATCAGTGGAGGCAGCACGTCAGGGGGTGGCGACTGGGGCGGGGATGTGAGTGTGTCAGACCAGATAACTGATGATCCTGCAGAGATAGTGAGGGATAAGAGCTTTATTGAAGTTTTCAGAGATtccattgatgaagattatgatgaCATGCTGTTTGAAGATCGAGTTTTCTTGTATGCCTCAACGAACTCG GCCAAATTTCTGGCGTTACTGATTGTGGTTCCGTGGGTGATagattttcttgttcatgactaTGTTATGATGCCCTTTTTAGAAAG GTATGTCCAGAAGGTGCCGCTTGCTGCTGAGTTGCTTGACGTAAGACGCAGCCAGAAGCTCCAGATGGTTAAAGACCTAAAGATTGAGAAGGCAAGATACCGTTTTGAAGTAGAGATTGGTAAATCTCCTCCACTTTCTGACGAGGAGGTCTGGACAGAGTTGCGGGAAAAAGC GATAGAGTTGAGAGATGAGTGGAGATTAGAAAACCGGAAAGCTTTTGCAAATATATGGTCCGATGTGGTTTATGGGGTTGTGCTATTCGTTCTTATCTGCTTCAACCAGAGCAAA GTTGCAATGCTGAAGTTCACAGGATATAAGTTGCTAAATAACATTTCGGACAGTGGGAAGGCCTTTCTTATTATTCTAGTGTCAGACATCCTGCTAGG GTACCATTCAGAGTCAGGTTGGCATACATTAGTAGAAGTCATTCTCGAGCACTACGGGCTTGAAGCCGATCAAGCTGCAATCACATTTTTTGTTTGTCTGGTTCCAGTTGCGTTGGATGTATTCATAAAGTTTTGG GTATACAAATACCTTCCAAGATTGTCACCTAGTGTGGGCAACATTTTGGATGAAATAAAGCGCCACTAG